One Nitrospira sp. ND1 genomic region harbors:
- a CDS encoding RHS repeat domain-containing protein, which translates to MTTLSGAGLVSPLASWNYFDGLGRSVRKEATAPDNKITVTEIQYESRGAIRQKSLPYFKTLESAAGRWSTSSHDALGRVIRLDSPDGTRSLVCFNDWVTGTIDAADHRKRVTKDAYGRTVRVDEYQGTFSTCTTDVGSPYATTVYQYDNRDNLIAVTDAKGNVTTLTYDEQSRKKNMRDPDMGYWIYGYDANGNLTDQTDAKGQVTWFRYDALNRQVQKDFTTQKALGSGDIRYTYDGTTNNRKGRLQQILDASGTVVFQYDSMGRVLRSDRTLDGVTYTTQNTYDGLGRLLTVTYPGTPVKTIGYAYNGPVLDKVFEGTTTYIQYTNYNPLGQAGTTTYGNGVSTTTTYANANNTVCGQQNFRLCTLKTTGPGSGGGGGGGTSTTYNAVADFSGTQGFHGWYYLNSNGGQLTWNGNFWSGSDGYISLWDDGGHPGDSTDLVRRWVAPQAGSVQITGNTFDGDTACGVDGVQVTIKKNGTILWQQTIAAGDTTGYSFNLSNTVAVSDQLDFVTNKLTTSSCDSTVLNPTIVLTTAGGGGGGSGSSTTYSAVTDFSGVQGQHGWYYLSSTGAQLTWNGNFWSGSDGYIGLWDDGGHPGNSTDAVRRWVAPQGGSVQITGNTFDGDTSCGVDGVQVTIKKNGTVLWQQTIAAGDTTGYSFNLSNTVAVNDQLDFVTNKLTTSSCDNTVFTPTIVLTAGGSGTTYQDLRYVYAANGNVSDIYDNLVVAGAGDQHLSYDSLDRLTLANGPYGTAGANASLTYTYDELGNLTLNSQVGTYTYPVSGSNSVRPHAVTTAGSNTYSYDSNGNLTAGAGRSLTYNLENKPLTIAIAGQTTTFVYDGDGRRVKKTAGSTVTRYVSKLYECDNASCSRMVFAEGQRIATVGASGSVYYYHTDHLGSSSVMTDSVGAKVQTVTYFPYGAIRINNSSVSPAVDVPYKYTGQEFDATTGLYDYGARQYDASLGRFISPDSLVPEPANPQSLNRYSYVKNNPFRYIDPTGHEPDDIGCWWCAYQSGLGSIGDPSHSSSQALSTLGNIYADAIGPSMHGDLSGTNFINDRLLGLEQNRGEMQWIDRMFAPYVTAADLNAGAVLLSLGGSAIKSVFEGGWNFFSGLLGFGEQPAAESLYHYGFSSDAESIIKNGLRPGMDGKIYLTTTDNLSPLQAQIDLALAPNAGLRDAVFQVDVKMLRSMGVDISQPELVPRLFNMPGGGIQHTIQGANVPATAIQRIR; encoded by the coding sequence ATGACCACGCTCTCAGGAGCTGGACTTGTTAGCCCCCTTGCCAGTTGGAACTATTTTGACGGGCTGGGCCGGTCTGTTCGAAAGGAGGCAACCGCACCGGACAACAAAATAACCGTCACCGAAATCCAATATGAGAGCCGTGGAGCCATTCGTCAAAAAAGTTTGCCGTATTTTAAGACCCTTGAGTCAGCCGCAGGCCGCTGGAGCACGAGCAGTCACGATGCGTTGGGCCGTGTCATTCGCCTGGATAGCCCGGACGGCACCAGAAGCTTGGTCTGTTTCAACGATTGGGTCACCGGCACCATCGATGCGGCTGACCATCGCAAGCGCGTGACGAAGGACGCCTATGGGCGAACCGTTCGCGTGGATGAATATCAAGGAACCTTCAGCACATGCACGACAGATGTCGGATCGCCTTATGCGACGACAGTCTATCAATATGATAACCGAGACAATCTCATCGCGGTGACCGATGCCAAAGGCAACGTCACGACGCTCACCTATGATGAGCAGAGCCGAAAAAAGAACATGCGTGATCCAGATATGGGGTACTGGATTTACGGTTATGATGCCAACGGCAATCTCACCGACCAGACGGATGCGAAGGGACAGGTTACCTGGTTTCGTTATGACGCGCTCAACCGGCAGGTGCAAAAGGACTTCACGACCCAAAAGGCGCTTGGGTCGGGCGACATTCGCTACACCTATGACGGCACAACAAACAATCGCAAGGGGCGTCTCCAACAGATTTTGGATGCCTCGGGGACAGTTGTGTTCCAGTACGACAGCATGGGGCGCGTGTTGCGGAGCGACAGAACGCTCGACGGAGTCACCTATACGACCCAGAATACTTATGATGGATTAGGACGGCTCCTGACCGTGACCTATCCCGGCACACCGGTGAAGACCATCGGTTACGCTTACAATGGTCCCGTACTGGACAAGGTGTTCGAGGGCACCACCACCTATATTCAGTACACGAACTACAATCCGCTCGGGCAAGCCGGCACGACCACCTATGGTAACGGCGTCTCGACCACGACGACCTATGCCAATGCCAACAATACCGTCTGCGGCCAGCAAAATTTCCGGCTGTGTACCCTCAAGACCACCGGACCGGGTAGTGGGGGAGGCGGGGGTGGTGGAACCAGTACTACCTACAATGCCGTGGCCGATTTTTCAGGCACCCAAGGTTTCCACGGGTGGTACTATCTGAACTCCAACGGGGGTCAGCTGACCTGGAACGGCAATTTCTGGAGCGGGTCAGACGGGTACATCAGCCTCTGGGATGACGGCGGCCATCCCGGTGACAGTACCGATCTCGTGCGACGTTGGGTGGCCCCGCAAGCAGGCAGTGTGCAGATTACGGGCAACACTTTCGATGGCGACACCGCCTGCGGGGTGGATGGGGTGCAGGTGACCATCAAGAAGAACGGGACCATCCTGTGGCAACAGACCATTGCGGCGGGTGACACCACTGGCTATAGCTTTAATCTCTCCAACACGGTTGCGGTCAGCGACCAACTCGACTTCGTCACCAATAAACTCACCACCTCCTCCTGTGACAGCACGGTGTTGAACCCCACCATCGTGCTCACGACCGCTGGCGGTGGAGGTGGCGGCAGCGGCAGTAGTACGACCTACAGTGCCGTGACGGACTTCTCCGGGGTGCAGGGGCAGCACGGCTGGTACTACCTGAGCTCAACGGGAGCCCAGCTCACCTGGAACGGCAATTTTTGGAGCGGGTCAGATGGGTATATTGGCCTCTGGGATGATGGCGGTCATCCCGGCAACAGCACCGATGCTGTTCGTCGCTGGGTGGCCCCACAGGGGGGGAGCGTTCAAATCACCGGCAATACGTTTGATGGTGATACCTCCTGTGGCGTAGATGGGGTGCAAGTGACCATCAAGAAGAACGGGACCGTCCTCTGGCAACAGACCATTGCGGCGGGCGACACCACTGGCTATAGCTTCAATCTTTCCAACACGGTTGCGGTCAATGACCAACTCGACTTTGTCACCAATAAGCTCACGACATCCTCCTGCGACAACACGGTGTTCACCCCGACCATCGTGCTGACCGCAGGTGGCAGCGGCACGACCTACCAAGACCTGCGCTATGTGTATGCCGCGAACGGCAACGTCAGCGACATCTATGACAACCTGGTCGTGGCCGGAGCCGGCGATCAGCACCTCAGTTATGACAGCCTCGATCGGTTGACCTTGGCCAACGGTCCGTATGGCACCGCGGGGGCCAATGCGTCACTCACCTATACCTATGACGAACTCGGGAATCTCACCTTGAATTCCCAGGTGGGTACCTACACCTATCCCGTGAGTGGCTCAAACAGCGTCCGCCCCCATGCCGTGACGACGGCCGGGAGCAACACGTATAGCTATGACTCCAACGGCAATCTGACCGCCGGTGCGGGCCGGTCGCTCACCTACAATCTCGAAAACAAACCACTGACGATTGCGATTGCGGGTCAAACTACGACGTTCGTGTATGACGGAGATGGCAGGCGGGTGAAGAAAACGGCAGGATCCACTGTTACCCGTTACGTCAGTAAACTCTACGAGTGTGACAATGCCAGTTGCTCACGCATGGTCTTCGCGGAGGGTCAGCGCATTGCCACTGTGGGCGCGAGTGGTTCTGTTTACTACTACCATACTGATCATCTGGGTTCGTCAAGCGTCATGACGGACAGTGTCGGTGCAAAAGTTCAAACCGTCACCTACTTTCCCTACGGCGCTATCCGCATAAACAATTCGAGTGTCTCACCGGCTGTTGATGTCCCCTACAAATATACGGGACAGGAATTCGATGCAACTACCGGGCTCTATGATTACGGAGCCAGACAGTATGATGCATCCTTAGGTCGGTTCATATCGCCTGACAGTCTAGTGCCCGAGCCGGCGAACCCTCAGTCATTGAATCGATACAGCTACGTTAAGAACAATCCGTTCCGCTATATTGATCCGACGGGGCATGAGCCAGATGATATTGGTTGTTGGTGGTGTGCCTATCAATCTGGTCTTGGCTCCATTGGAGATCCAAGTCACTCTTCATCGCAGGCACTATCGACTCTTGGAAATATTTATGCCGATGCAATCGGTCCATCTATGCATGGTGATCTTTCAGGAACAAATTTCATCAATGACCGCTTACTCGGCCTTGAGCAGAATAGGGGCGAGATGCAATGGATCGATCGGATGTTTGCACCCTATGTGACTGCCGCAGATTTGAATGCAGGGGCAGTTCTCTTGTCATTGGGAGGCTCAGCAATCAAGTCTGTCTTCGAAGGAGGATGGAACTTTTTTAGTGGATTGCTCGGATTTGGAGAGCAGCCTGCAGCGGAGAGTCTTTATCACTACGGATTTAGCAGCGACGCTGAAAGCATCATAAAAAATGGATTGCGCCCGGGAATGGATGGCAAAATCTATCTCACTACCACAGACAATCTTAGCCCCTTACAGGCTCAAATAGATCTTGCTCTCGCTCCCAACGCAGGACTCCGTGATGCCGTATTCCAGGTAGATGTGAAGATGTTACGCTCCATGGGAGTTGACATTTCACAACCAGAGCTTGTACCGAGATTATTCAACATGCCTGGTGGTGGGATTCAACATACAATCCAAGGCGCCAATGTTCCGGCGACTGCTATCCAGAGGATCCGATGA
- the istA gene encoding IS21 family transposase: protein MLREDGVREVLARLQRGERIKAIARDLGVARNTVKRWQRLGGWRPRPSGPRPSQIDPYRLFVERRGPEVNWNGRVLHRELQTLGFAGTYQQVQRAIQPLRVDRAWATVATVRFETTPGQQAQVDFGQTRLWIGDRLEVIHIFVFTLGYSRRLWASAYPHERLSALLDGHERAFQHFGGVPLECLYDNPRTLVLGRREGRVLWHPVWEDFARRYGFTPRACQPYRAQTKGKVESGVKYVKRNALAGRRFASWDALNAWLQEWTVTVADQRVHGTTHERPIERFARETLTPLGSRSPYHYERVRLRRVPADALVAIAAARYSVPVEYVGTTVHVQESSRHYEIFHGGVCIARHAKSPRHAVVVDRAHYRGLLRAGGPAPTPRPPQWDPGYGDLGEVMVRDLALYAAVAEPGGAS from the coding sequence ATGCTGCGAGAAGACGGCGTGCGAGAGGTGCTGGCGCGACTACAGCGCGGCGAGCGTATCAAAGCCATTGCGCGGGATCTCGGCGTGGCCCGCAATACCGTGAAGCGGTGGCAACGGCTGGGGGGCTGGCGCCCGCGGCCGTCGGGACCCCGCCCCAGTCAGATCGATCCCTATCGGCTATTCGTGGAACGCCGCGGCCCCGAAGTGAATTGGAACGGCCGGGTGCTCCATCGGGAACTGCAGACGTTAGGATTCGCGGGGACCTACCAACAAGTGCAACGGGCGATTCAGCCGCTCCGCGTCGATCGCGCCTGGGCGACCGTGGCGACTGTGCGGTTTGAGACGACTCCGGGCCAGCAAGCCCAAGTGGATTTTGGCCAAACCCGTCTCTGGATTGGCGACCGGCTGGAAGTCATCCACATCTTTGTGTTCACCCTCGGGTACTCTCGCCGACTGTGGGCGTCGGCTTATCCGCATGAACGGCTCAGTGCGCTCCTCGATGGGCATGAGCGGGCCTTCCAGCATTTTGGCGGCGTGCCGTTGGAGTGTCTGTACGATAACCCCCGGACCCTGGTCCTGGGCCGGCGCGAGGGCCGCGTGCTCTGGCATCCGGTCTGGGAGGATTTTGCGCGGCGCTATGGGTTTACGCCGCGGGCCTGCCAGCCGTATCGGGCACAGACCAAGGGCAAAGTAGAAAGCGGCGTGAAATATGTGAAGCGCAATGCCCTCGCGGGCCGCCGGTTTGCGTCGTGGGACGCCTTGAACGCCTGGCTGCAGGAGTGGACGGTGACGGTCGCGGATCAGCGCGTCCATGGGACGACGCATGAGCGGCCGATCGAGCGGTTCGCCCGGGAGACGCTCACGCCGCTGGGCTCGCGGTCCCCCTATCACTATGAACGGGTGCGTCTGCGCCGCGTTCCGGCCGATGCGCTCGTCGCCATCGCGGCCGCCCGCTATTCTGTGCCGGTGGAGTATGTCGGCACGACCGTCCACGTGCAGGAGAGCAGTCGTCACTATGAAATCTTCCATGGCGGGGTCTGCATTGCGCGGCATGCCAAGTCCCCGCGCCATGCGGTGGTCGTGGATCGGGCGCACTATCGCGGGCTGCTGCGCGCGGGCGGACCCGCCCCCACGCCCCGGCCGCCCCAGTGGGATCCTGGGTATGGGGACCTCGGCGAGGTGATGGTCCGGGATCTGGCCCTCTATGCCGCCGTGGCCGAACCGGGCGGTGCCTCATGA
- the istB gene encoding IS21-like element helper ATPase IstB, which yields MSTPQLERLQAHCQRLRLYQVAAELPSLLEQAAKAERSYTDFLEEVLRREVQAKTDKHLAMRLAMARFPFQKTLETFDFKVQPSIDVKLIRELGTGRYLEQGENALFLGPPGVGKTHLAVALGIAACEQGHRVLFTTAMGLLATLGKALSENRLEDRLKVLAQPQLLIIDEIGYIPIDRQGANLFFQLISRRYEKGSILLTSNQSLGAWGDVFGDPVIATAILDRLLHHSITINIKGESYRLREKRKAGLFKSPVGAAAQSES from the coding sequence ATGAGCACGCCCCAACTGGAGCGACTCCAGGCACACTGTCAGCGCCTGCGCCTCTATCAAGTTGCCGCCGAACTGCCGAGTTTACTGGAGCAGGCGGCCAAGGCGGAACGCTCCTATACCGACTTTTTAGAGGAGGTACTGCGGCGCGAGGTGCAGGCCAAGACCGACAAGCATCTGGCGATGCGGTTGGCGATGGCGCGGTTCCCGTTCCAGAAGACGCTGGAGACGTTCGACTTTAAGGTCCAGCCCTCCATTGATGTGAAACTGATCCGTGAACTCGGCACCGGGCGCTATCTGGAGCAGGGCGAGAATGCGTTGTTCCTCGGGCCGCCCGGCGTCGGCAAAACGCATCTGGCCGTGGCCCTGGGCATCGCGGCCTGTGAACAGGGCCACCGCGTCTTGTTTACGACCGCCATGGGGCTCCTCGCGACGCTCGGCAAAGCGCTCTCCGAAAACCGGCTGGAGGACCGGCTCAAGGTGCTGGCCCAGCCCCAGCTCTTGATCATTGATGAGATCGGGTATATCCCCATTGATCGGCAAGGCGCCAATCTGTTCTTCCAGCTCATCTCTCGGCGCTATGAGAAGGGCTCGATCCTGCTCACCAGCAATCAGAGCCTCGGCGCCTGGGGCGACGTGTTTGGCGATCCGGTGATCGCCACGGCGATTCTCGACCGGCTCCTCCACCATTCCATCACGATCAATATTAAAGGTGAGAGCTATCGATTGCGAGAGAAGCGGAAGG
- a CDS encoding integrase core domain-containing protein: protein MDARAYCHGIQLDCIRPSKPVENGFIDECLNVEVLFTFEDAREKLARWQEDYNHLRPPSASWGRSSL, encoded by the coding sequence ATGGACGCCCGGGCGTATTGCCATGGGATTCAGCTCGATTGTATTCGACCGAGCAAGCCCGTCGAGAACGGATTCATCGATGAGTGTCTAAACGTGGAAGTGCTCTTCACATTTGAAGATGCACGGGAGAAGTTAGCGCGATGGCAGGAGGACTACAATCATCTACGTCCCCCCAGCGCGTCATGGGGCCGCTCCTCGTTGTAA
- a CDS encoding integrase core domain-containing protein: MNEHWFLTLQEAQLVIEAWRREYNEERTHSAIGNLTPMEFINHHHNQPQPAQESTSLAVV, translated from the coding sequence TTGAACGAGCACTGGTTTCTGACGCTACAAGAAGCCCAGCTTGTGATTGAAGCCTGGCGACGAGAGTACAATGAAGAGCGGACGCACAGTGCCATCGGGAATCTGACACCTATGGAGTTCATCAACCACCATCACAACCAGCCCCAGCCTGCACAGGAGTCAACTTCGTTGGCCGTGGTGTAA